In Vibrio pomeroyi, the genomic window GTTTGCTGAGCGTTATTCGACATACACTTGCGCAGCGCAGCGCACCGCCGTGCGTACCAGTTTACTCGCCAAAGAAAACAGCACCGTGATTGTCAATTTGCCCACCGGCTGTGGCAAAACCTTAGTCGGGCACGCAGTGGCGCTGTTTACCAAACCGCAAGCTCTGACATTAATGGTGGTGCCAACCATTGCTTTGGCTATCGAGCAGGGGCAACGCGTGAAGGAAATGCTCGCCGAAGCGGGCGAAAAAGTGGTTGGCAATTATGCGTGGCACAGTGGTTTAGCTGTAGAAGAGAAGCAGCGTATTCGCGCACAGATCCAAAGTGGGCAACAAAAAGTCCTGTTAGTCTCGCCTGAGTCGATGCTCAGCAGCTTATTGCCAGAGCTGTTTCGTCTTGCCGAGCGAGGCAAACTGGGTGCTTTGATTGTGGATGAAGCGCACTTGATTGACAGTTGGGGCGCGGGTTTTCGCCCCGACTTTCAGCGTATCGGTCTGCTTGTTGCATCGCTACGTCAACTATCGCCAAACGGATTGAAAACCGTGTTGATGTCCGCAACCTTTACCGAACAAAACCTTCATACCATTGAACGTTTGTTCTGTGATGTTGGGCAACAAGCGGTGGTGATGAACGGCGGATTTTTGCGTCAAGAGTTTTCTACCAACAAACATTGGGTCAGCAAAGATCAGCACTTCAACGTGGTGTTTGACAAAGTACTGAGCATGCCCAAGCCGCTAATTATCTACACCACAGAAGTCAAAGAGTGTGTAGCTCTTGCCGAGTCGTTGCGGGCTCAAGGAATATCGCGTTTGGCTACTTTCCACGGCGATACCTGTTCGCAAGAACGTGAAGCGTTGCTCAAACAATGGCAAGAGAATCAGCTCGATATCATGGTGGCCACATCAGCCTTTGGTGTTGGGATGGATAAAGGGGATGTACGTTCGGTATTGCATGCGTGCCTGCCAGAAAACATTGACCGCTACTATCAAGAAGTGGGTCGAGCTGGGCGAGATGGGCGAGCGGCACATTGCGAGTTGGTTATTCATGGTGAGCATATCAATGTCGCGCGAACCCTCAATAAAGACACCATTATTAGCCAAGAGAAAGGCTTAGCACGTTGGAAAGGGCTATGGCTACGCGGCAGTTTGGTCACTAGTGACTCCCATATGCCACAAAAGCTGATTGATTTACGTAACCAACCCGAACACGTCGACCAGCGCACCAAAAGTAACACCTATTGGAATTGGATGACGGTGCTATTGTTGCAACGTACCGGGCTTATTAAGCTCGCTTACCCACAACCAGATGATTGGTCGGAGAACGAAGAAGACGATCAAGACACCCAAAAAGCGTGGGAAGAGTATATAGCGAAGGTGCTCGTCACTGTGGTGGATCCAAACCATATGGACGAAAAAACGTGGCAAAGGAAAGTGGAAGAGCAGCGCTCTGTGGAAAGTGCAGCGCGTCGCCTTGGTTTTAAAGTGTTGCACGAATGGTTAACTGAATCAGACAGTCATTTGTGTCACCGTTTACGCGAATTCTACCGCTTGAAAGGCGAGCGTCCAACGCTGGCTTGCGGTGGTTGTCCTGCTTGTCGTGCTAAAAAACAGCAAGAAAAAGCGGCCTATGAAGATGTGCAGAAAGTCCCGGTATCAGCACGTTTGTTTGAACTGCCACGCGTCGAAGTAGGCTATCGCGTTTCTGTTTACGGGATGCAAGAAGATAGCCCAATGGTCGACATTCCGGTCTATTTTTCTCCGCTCCAAACGGATTTGACCGACGAATTACTGCAAGCCTTTATTCAATTGCTGCGCCAACAAAAAGTGGTGGCACTGGCTGCGCCTGAACCGTTGTTGGCTCGGGTTAAAACCCAATACGCGGCGGGCCTCGGGCAGTTTTGGCTCTTGCTCGAACGTGAAGAGTGGCTGAGTGACTGCCCGATTGTCAGTCAATACAGCAAAATGATCATTGATGATCGCCAAATAGGGGAGGCGAGTGTCCCTGAATTTAGTGGAGTGCGCACCATTTATTGTGCGCATGAAAACTTACGCGACCCCGAACTCACTCATCGCAAATGGTGGGAAGGGAAAGACAGTGCCATGTCATTGACCAATTTCAAAAATAATATTGAGGCAATCTAATGTCGATCATTAACAATGATAAAGCGGGAAGTCATATTGAGTCCCTGTTTTTGCTCGATCGTTTGATCAGCGATTTCAGCCGCGCCAAGTCAGATGAATTTTTAACGGAAGCAAAAATCAAAGATAACTGCGTCCCGCCATACTTGCTGCTCGAGACCAATAAAGATGAAAGTGGTCAGTATAAGATTAAAACAAACCCAACCCGAAAACTCAAAGAGTCGCTCGATTTTTGGCGTGAGCAAGGGTTGTGGCAGAAAAATGAGCAAGGTGACGTGCGGGCTTGGTCGGAACTGGATTGTAGCGATAACCTACCAGCGCGTTTGTTAAAGCTGATAGCAAGTAAACAATACGACTTTTTGCATGGCACTAAGATTGAACCTTTGTTGCGTTACCTAACACTGTTTTTGGCTATTGACAAGTACACAATGGTGGGTAAACAGGTCTTAAACCGGGAGGAAGCATCGCGCCTCATTTCCGGTGTGGTGGACACCACCAACGTGGGACGCATGAACCTCAATACCAGTGAGCTCAAAGGTTTTTTCGAATATGCTTATGTGCTGGGTTTTCTTGAGCATGTGGACAAAGAGAACTACTTTGTTGACCCAACCCGCGCGTTAAATGTGTTGCTCCGTTCCAACCTTACGGTCAATCAAGACCTGCCTTGCGAGGCCTTTTTGGCGCGGCTAAACCAAGACTTGCCGATTTTCGATCAAGGAGAATATCGCCAACTGATCGAAGAAACCGTCGTGCACGATAACGACCAATGGACGCCTGGGCAAGGGATTCGCTTGTCCGCCGGTTTGAGCATCGCGCTTTATCGTTTGCAACGCCAAGGTATCCTGACTTTCCGTATGGGCTCAGACAGCGCGACTCGCTTTAATCTCACCTTACCAACCGGTGAAAACACCGTGATTACCCATTTGACTTACCTAGGGGAATCTGTATGAGCATTCAACATTACTGGCCGACACTGAATCAGATCGCCGCGTGTATTCACAGTGAGGCGGAAGAGTTGTCGGATGCACTGCTGCTAGCGGTGCACAATCCAATGCAGTTGGTGAGCACGACCTTTTCCAACACGCAACCAGAACTGAAAACAGAACAAAACGTACTAGATCATCTATTGGTCACTAACCGACCAATACCGATAGTAGGTGAGTCGGGCGGCGGTAAATCGCACCTGATCCGTTGGTTACACGCGCAACTCGAGTTCCACCCAGTCGCTAAAGAAGAAAATTGGCACATTGTGCGCATCCCTAAAAATGCCACCATGCGTCAAGTGCTGACCTCAATGCTTGGCGATTTAAAAGGAGAGGTGTTTGATAGTGCGCACAAGAAAATTGAAGATGTTGGCACCAAGCTTTCTGGTGAGTTGATGCAAGACATCTTCTTTACCTTTTTGTGTGAAGCGCTGCGTAACAACGCGTTGGATTTTCGTGATAAAGCCAAACAAGCGCAGCAAAACCAAGATCGCGAAGCACTAAGTTTGTTGAAAATGCAGGCCACTTTCACCAAGCATCTCAGCACCTGTTTTGCTGATCCTGTGTTCCAGCAAGCGTTTTCAGCCCAAGATAAACCGATTACTAACTCCATTGACCGTTTGATTAAGTCAAAAAGCTACGCTGAAGTTGAAGAGAAAAACTACGCGGTTACGTGTGATGATTTCAACTTTTTGACTAGTTACGAGTTTGAATTTTCAGACTTTAACCTAATGACCAAGCAAGCAATTGAAGGTTTGCAACTGACCAGCAGCGACAGCAAAGTCGCGATGGCGGTTGAGATGACCAACCAAGCGGTTAATGCCGCGACTAAGTTGATCTTTAACCACTTATTCCAGTTCTCGAACGGTAACTTCCAAGATCTGTTTGTTGAGATCCGTACCGCGTTGAAAGCTGACAATCGCGTATTGGTGATTTTGGTTGAAGACTTGGCGGCTATCTCGGCGATAGACGATGTGCTGATAGACAGCCTGTTGCAAGAAGATACCTACGACGGCGTGCAAACCCTTTGCCCACTTAAATCGGTTATTGCGACGACGGACAGTAACCCAACTTACTTTGCACGTCGTGAAACCATTTTGACTCGCAGTGGGTTTGAATGGCGTATCCCGAATGATAATGATTTGCGCATGGTCAACGTAGATGTTCAGCCAGACATTGAACAAGTCACGGCGTTCTGTGCACGCTACTTGAATGCCGCACGTCATGGTATTGAGGCGATTGAAGCGCATTTTGATGGCAACGATGATTTAACGGCGCTGCCAGTATGGTTGAGCGATGCGGCGATTGAGCAACATGAAAAGCAAGCGTTGGACGATTTTGGCTATTGCCCGCTCATCTCTGGCAAAGGCGAAAGCCAAGAGATCGCTCTGTTCCCATTCAATGCCACAGCAATCCGCAAGTTGGCGGAGCTTAAGTTGTACCGTAAAAATGGTATGGGTGAATTTAATCGCACGCGCTTTAACCCACGAGCTGTGATCAAAGAGATTTTGATCCCGATTTTGCGTGACAACCATGCGGATTTTGATCAGGCAAACTACCCATCTGCAAACTTTGCCAAACAGCACATCGACTTGGCAAACAACTCACTGCGAGAGTGGGTGCTGCGTGACGTTGAGAAAGCCTATATTGAACGTGTGATGGGCTTTGTTGCAGTGTATGGTGAAGGTGAGTCACACAGCGATTTGCGTGCGAGTTTGACGAATCGTCAGGCGGAAATCTTCCAACTGCCGGCGGTGTTTGGTGAAGAGAAAACGCAGCCAGCGAAAAAAGTGGCGACGTCCACAACAACAGCGACGCCCAAATCGGCAACCACAAGCAGTGCTAGCAATAGCGCTTCAACCACAAAAGGTTATCACATCGACAATAGCTCAACGGTGGTGCCAACATGCTCGGTATGCATGCAACCGGCGAGTCGTTGCCAATGTTCTTCGTTAATGGAGGTGGTGGTCGACCCTTGCGCTCATTTGGAAGAAGAAGTGAATGCATGGTTTGCAGAAAAGCGCCGTCTAGACGCTTCAATCGCCAATGATTTGCGTCGACACCTCTACACCATGCTGGAAAGTGCGCCTGGTTTAACCCGCTATAGCGTGGAAAGTGCCGCTAAATGGACCGCGTGGAGCAAGTTGAACGATAGCAAGAGCTCACTTTTCCAAGTAGTGCTTAAATCGGCACAGCGTTATCGCATTGCGGTACCAAAAGCGATGGCGGAAGATCATAAACCAGTGCTGCATTTCTGCTCGGTGAATGACGTCAATAACAGCAACGAGAGCTTTGCTTTGAAGCAGCAAACGTTGGCAATTTTACGTTACGACTACTACCAGAGCAAAGGTAAAGGTTGGGACTACCCACAAGGTTTCGAGGATTACACCCATTACATGGACTTTGCTCATCGCTGGGTTCCTAAAAACGTGCAAGCTTGTGTGGATTACGTGCGTGGTGATGCGCCGAAAATTCTGGCAAAGCAGTGGGATATTGCGCGTGCGCTGGGTCTAAAACCAGAGCACAAAATGCCGAAATGCATGGCGCTGTTTGTGAAAGAAGCGGATCACATTCGTGATTGCTTAGTGACCCCAATCAATGATGCTTTCGCCCAATTGCAAGAGGAGTTGCTGAGTGCATGGACACAAACACGTGCAGAAATGCTCAAGCGTTTGGCGTGCAGCCAAAAAGGCGCTGCGCCTGTGGCGATTGAATTGTCGGCTTTCCAAGTGGCGTTTAAAGCAATGAAAGCGCACCAAGGGGAGTTGTTCAACGCGTCACAACGTCAGTTAGTTAAAAACGCACTGGATCATGTGTCACCAAAACTCAAGAAGTTGGCGAGCTTTACTCAAGAGTGTCAAAAGTCCGATGAACTGCGTGAGTCGCTTGATACCTTGCGCGAGGTGTATAAGTTGTTGCCTCGTGAAGTTTGTTCCGATGCTTGGGGGCAATTGGACGCTCGCAGCATGCGCGTGGAAACACTGCAAAATACCTACAAATGGGATTTAATTACCCATGCACGTAAATTTGGGCAAAGTGCGGATCAGGTGGAGCAAATTGAACTCTTGTACCAAATCGATGGCGATAACCTCAATTTGTGGTGCCAGGTGCTCGATGAGTGGCTGGAAGTGAGCAATTACAGCTTGCCGCGCTTGGATAAATTGAACCAAGCACGTGGCTCAGATCAGCTTGAACAACTTGAACAGGCGGTTGACGTGCAGTTAGCAGAAATGAGCAACAACCTTTCTTACCTGCAAGATCAAGCCGCAGAACAGTCGATGAGCGTTCATGTCTCCAATGGTGCGCTCGAGGTGGATGTTGAGAATGAGGAGCCGGCATCATGAATTTTAAGTCGGATTTAAAGCGTCTGAAAAAACAGATTGAAATTTACAACCAAGGCGAAGAGTTCCAACAGCAGATTGACGATTGCCAGAACATTCAAGCGCGTTTGTCAGAGTGTCAAACGCAACTTGCCCTGAGTGTGCGAAAACAGAAGTTGGTTCAGCGTTTGCCAGAACACTCTGCCCCTGAGTTGCAAGTGCCTGCCATTGAGCAAGAGGCGTTGGCAAGCGTGGTGGACTCATTCTCTGGTTATCAAAAATTATGGCAGTCTAACGGATCTGCATCGCTGCAAGACGATAGTAATCAACTGAATACATTGGTAAGGTCAATTAAGCACTTGCACCAAGAACTTGAGCAAAACCATTGCCAAGCGTGGAATGCGTGGACCGATTTGCAGCAAGATCGTTTTGTTGTGTTAGATGAAGTGCTGAAAAATCAAAAACTGGTGTCGAATGGCATCAGTGTTGAGCAAGATTACCGCCACTGTAAGAAACAGTTTGATCAAGCGTTAGGCACGTTCAACTTCCAAGAATTCCAGTTGACCTTGTTGACGCAAATGGCCGATCAGTTGCATGAGCTGCGTGGAAATATGAACACCGAAGATTTGCCTGAGTCAGTGCAAAAGTTCCTTGGCTCACTGCATATTGTAGGTAAGCATGTGACGCTGGAGTTGCTCACCGAAGAGGTGTTTTTCTGGCTAAAAGAGCGTGAACTACTAGGCAAATTTATAGTCAAGCAGAACTAAGAATGAAAAAACTAGAGCCGCAAGTGCTGCAATGCTTGCTCGCATGTTTGGATGCGATTGAAGAAAAAGAAACAGAACTGCTCGCACAGGGGGACACAGAGGTGTCACTCACTCATGATGAGTTGTTGGCGCTGATTCAAGGGCAAAAAGCGCACTACGATTTACCATTGATGGGGGCTGACGGCTTGCTTGAACTGTTGTTGCAGCGCTGTTTGTTGTTGGAAGTCGAGAGCAGTTTTGGGGTGACATTGTATCGTTCGCGTATGGCGGAAACCATTCGCTTGCACACGATGTCA contains:
- the dpdF gene encoding protein DpdF; its protein translation is MSRYMPLPWLDPKVVTLSAGDLLQEQLNHIHAELSEFPNNQFTQRLAQALGDQQLSLSSFWLLARDGLWAAKMDKFPAALDLRVRPTPEQFELAKACGLSMASGTTTLTLADNELAAELTPVYSLQQKKRMRVVPMDPALKMKFAERYSTYTCAAQRTAVRTSLLAKENSTVIVNLPTGCGKTLVGHAVALFTKPQALTLMVVPTIALAIEQGQRVKEMLAEAGEKVVGNYAWHSGLAVEEKQRIRAQIQSGQQKVLLVSPESMLSSLLPELFRLAERGKLGALIVDEAHLIDSWGAGFRPDFQRIGLLVASLRQLSPNGLKTVLMSATFTEQNLHTIERLFCDVGQQAVVMNGGFLRQEFSTNKHWVSKDQHFNVVFDKVLSMPKPLIIYTTEVKECVALAESLRAQGISRLATFHGDTCSQEREALLKQWQENQLDIMVATSAFGVGMDKGDVRSVLHACLPENIDRYYQEVGRAGRDGRAAHCELVIHGEHINVARTLNKDTIISQEKGLARWKGLWLRGSLVTSDSHMPQKLIDLRNQPEHVDQRTKSNTYWNWMTVLLLQRTGLIKLAYPQPDDWSENEEDDQDTQKAWEEYIAKVLVTVVDPNHMDEKTWQRKVEEQRSVESAARRLGFKVLHEWLTESDSHLCHRLREFYRLKGERPTLACGGCPACRAKKQQEKAAYEDVQKVPVSARLFELPRVEVGYRVSVYGMQEDSPMVDIPVYFSPLQTDLTDELLQAFIQLLRQQKVVALAAPEPLLARVKTQYAAGLGQFWLLLEREEWLSDCPIVSQYSKMIIDDRQIGEASVPEFSGVRTIYCAHENLRDPELTHRKWWEGKDSAMSLTNFKNNIEAI
- the dpdG gene encoding protein DpdG, translating into MSIINNDKAGSHIESLFLLDRLISDFSRAKSDEFLTEAKIKDNCVPPYLLLETNKDESGQYKIKTNPTRKLKESLDFWREQGLWQKNEQGDVRAWSELDCSDNLPARLLKLIASKQYDFLHGTKIEPLLRYLTLFLAIDKYTMVGKQVLNREEASRLISGVVDTTNVGRMNLNTSELKGFFEYAYVLGFLEHVDKENYFVDPTRALNVLLRSNLTVNQDLPCEAFLARLNQDLPIFDQGEYRQLIEETVVHDNDQWTPGQGIRLSAGLSIALYRLQRQGILTFRMGSDSATRFNLTLPTGENTVITHLTYLGESV
- the dpdH gene encoding protein DpdH, coding for MSIQHYWPTLNQIAACIHSEAEELSDALLLAVHNPMQLVSTTFSNTQPELKTEQNVLDHLLVTNRPIPIVGESGGGKSHLIRWLHAQLEFHPVAKEENWHIVRIPKNATMRQVLTSMLGDLKGEVFDSAHKKIEDVGTKLSGELMQDIFFTFLCEALRNNALDFRDKAKQAQQNQDREALSLLKMQATFTKHLSTCFADPVFQQAFSAQDKPITNSIDRLIKSKSYAEVEEKNYAVTCDDFNFLTSYEFEFSDFNLMTKQAIEGLQLTSSDSKVAMAVEMTNQAVNAATKLIFNHLFQFSNGNFQDLFVEIRTALKADNRVLVILVEDLAAISAIDDVLIDSLLQEDTYDGVQTLCPLKSVIATTDSNPTYFARRETILTRSGFEWRIPNDNDLRMVNVDVQPDIEQVTAFCARYLNAARHGIEAIEAHFDGNDDLTALPVWLSDAAIEQHEKQALDDFGYCPLISGKGESQEIALFPFNATAIRKLAELKLYRKNGMGEFNRTRFNPRAVIKEILIPILRDNHADFDQANYPSANFAKQHIDLANNSLREWVLRDVEKAYIERVMGFVAVYGEGESHSDLRASLTNRQAEIFQLPAVFGEEKTQPAKKVATSTTTATPKSATTSSASNSASTTKGYHIDNSSTVVPTCSVCMQPASRCQCSSLMEVVVDPCAHLEEEVNAWFAEKRRLDASIANDLRRHLYTMLESAPGLTRYSVESAAKWTAWSKLNDSKSSLFQVVLKSAQRYRIAVPKAMAEDHKPVLHFCSVNDVNNSNESFALKQQTLAILRYDYYQSKGKGWDYPQGFEDYTHYMDFAHRWVPKNVQACVDYVRGDAPKILAKQWDIARALGLKPEHKMPKCMALFVKEADHIRDCLVTPINDAFAQLQEELLSAWTQTRAEMLKRLACSQKGAAPVAIELSAFQVAFKAMKAHQGELFNASQRQLVKNALDHVSPKLKKLASFTQECQKSDELRESLDTLREVYKLLPREVCSDAWGQLDARSMRVETLQNTYKWDLITHARKFGQSADQVEQIELLYQIDGDNLNLWCQVLDEWLEVSNYSLPRLDKLNQARGSDQLEQLEQAVDVQLAEMSNNLSYLQDQAAEQSMSVHVSNGALEVDVENEEPAS